The genomic segment AATATATGTCTCTTTTAGATTTGCAACAATAATACAGGTACGCTCGTTGTATTCAATTTCTGCGCGATGCAGACGCAGACGAACATCAATAATGGGGATAATGTTGCCACGCAGGTTGATGATGCCTTTTGCATACACCGGATACTCAGGAACCGGTGTTATTTCTTGAATACCCACTATTTGCACGACATCTGCAATTGGGATTCCAAAAAGTTGGTTATCTGTCCAGAATGTCAAAAACTTACCGTCAAGGCTCTCGCTTTCTTCTTGACCGGCTGCAAAAGAAATTGCTTCATAATTGTCTTGCATATTAAACTCCCTTTCCTCAGCATAAATCAACCTTCCACAAAACTGCCAACTTGTTGCTCGTCTTCAGGAACTTCTTCCTCAATCATATCGGGATGATTCCTTTGAGAAACAAGATTGAGTTTGTTGGAAATTCTGCCCGTTTTTGTTTCAATCGGCTTATGTTTGTTTTTTATGTCTGCCGAAATCTCAAGCAGTTGGCGGTAAATTGCTGCAACGACCTCGTATAATTCTACCGGAATATTGCTGCCAACCTCTAACATACACATCAAAGACGCAGCGCTGTCATCTTTAAATACGGGAATGCCTTTCTGTTCGGCAATATCAATAATTTTTTCTGCAATCGTTCCGTATCCCGAAGCAATAACCACGGGGGCTACATCTTCTTCTGCGTTATATTTAAGCGCAACTGCTTTGTTCTTTCTAGATTTTGACATCAACACCCGTCCTTTTATATGGTAACGTCTTAAACACATCCATTAAGGAGCGCTGCCGTTCCAGCTTATCTATGGTAATTCGTTCAAATTTATAGCTTGAATTTTGAGTAATCTGCGATAATTTACTCGATAATGCAGAAAATTCGGACAAATATTGCACAGGGCAAAATAATGAAAATTGAATTTTCTCCCCTTGCGCCCAAAGCTCCGCTTCAAACTCACCGATTCCGCTTATGTCAAATACAATCAGCATATGTATATTTTGGTCTGTTTCTGTGCCTTGCTGTGCACTGTAAGTATCGTTCGGGTCAATCCAAAACTCTGCAAAAGATTTTATATTCATATACTCTACAGGAATAACAAAATGCAGCAGCGGCGTAAAATTACAAGGAGAAGATAGCAGGCTGTGTATAATTTTTTCTATTTTTTCACCGCCCAGCATAATGGAAGAAACATCTTCGTTCTGCCTGCCGATGATATCTGCTATTGTATTCATGATATGAGAATGGTCTGCATTTTTATGATTCTCGCCGAAAGTAGCGATATAGTCTGCTACCAGCTGCCTAAACTGCATTTTCTGCTCTGCACCGTTGATAAACATCATGATATCTGCAAGAGATTCCCCCAGAAAATCTGGGTTATCTTGAAAGCGCGACAGGTTGTAAATTACAATGGGTACAATTTTTGCAAGCTTTGGTGAAAATAAAATGCTGTTTTCTACCTCTTTGAGTAATTCCAAAGTCTCCTGCTTTAAAGTGCTGAACTGCCCTATCGCATCCTCTTGGCGAAATTTTAAAGATAATTGCTGTAAACTCTCTGCAAGGCTCTTACTAGGTGCAAGGCTTTCAGAGAGAAATTGCAAACTGTTTGCTACCGAATCCAAGACATCCTGCTTTGCCAAGATACCATTTATTGATTTTAGTAAATTGGTGAGTTCTTCGCTTGATTTTAGCTGTGGCTTTTCTGATATCAGCTTGCGAAGAAAATCAAACAAATCCCCTTTAAAAACGGTAGATGCATACTCTTGACGCAGCATTTCTTCCACGATTTGATCAGGATTAATAAGCAGTGCGTTAAAAAGCTGCTGAATTTCTTGTGTTACTGTGCTGTTATTTACTGGCAGCAAGCTAATAATTTCTTGCAGCATAAAGATATTTTTAAGAAACTGAACCGTTACTGCAGGGTCTTTAAGCAGGTTCATTAATATGCTTGCGCCTTCATCTTTTTGCAGCAATTTATTGTTTTGCCCAAGCAATTCGCTTTGCGGATTGGACTTTATGACCTTTGTTATATCCTGCAAGTTAAAAGGTACGGTTGGGTCGGTAGACTGCTTGTTAGGCTGAATTGCATTTTTATTAATCAGCGGTGCTGTTATTTTTAAAATATCTGCCATATTGCTCCCCTTACCGCATCTTTTTTATTTTTTATTCTGCCAAATACAGAATTAATTTTTATCCCTATTTATTATATCGTATTTTTTACATAAAAGTTGAGGATATAAATAAAGTTTTTTTGAAATGTGTCGACAATATTTATAAGAATATCAAATATAAATACGGCATCTTCCGCGTTAGGTGCCGTATGTAACTATTTAACATATGCGCGGAGAAATGGTGGTTTTATGAGCGGTATTGACGTTAGTATGGAACCTATGCTTGAAATGTTTATTTATGAAACAAGCACCCTTTTAGAGCAGCTTGACGAAATTCTTTTGGAATCGGAAAAAGAAGATAGTTTAAGCTCCGAAAATATTGATGAAATTTTTCGTATTATGCATACTATAAAAGGTTCTTCTGCTATGATGGGGTTGGAGGGCATTTCTACCCTTTCGCATAGAATAGAAGATCTTTTCTTTCTAATACGTGAAAATCCTGATGAAATCAAAGGGCATGAAGAAATTTTTGATATCGTTTTTCAAGCATCCGACTATTTAAAAGCAGAAGTTGAACTTATTCAAAATGACGATTATACAGAAACCGATTTTTCTGATTTACTGGATCGCCTAAAAAAATTGGTTTCGCTTATTAAAAAAGAGGAGGATTCGGAAGCGCAGCAGCCTACCCAGGTATCTGCCTCGGCACAGCCTGCCCTCTCTGCAGACAAGACAAGCGAAGAAGAACAACAGATACGAGTATTTTTTGAGGACGGATGTCAAATGGAGAATATCCGTGCATTTATGCTGGTGTCTCAAATATCTGAGTTATGCAATTCTATTTCGACAGTCCCCCCTCATCCTGAAAAAGACTCCAACTTATCTGCAGAAATCATCAAAAACGGTTTTCTGATTCGGTTTGTTCCTGCAGCCCCACTGGACGAAATCTATTCCGTACTGGAAAACTCTATTAATATTAAATCTTACGAGAATATTGACGCTGAGCAAAAGAAAACTGCAAAGACAGGTAAAAAGGGTACCGGTACTGCATCATCATCCGGTTCGTCACAGGAGAACTCTTCCTCCAACTCACAAAGCAGTAAGGCAGGCAAACAAAGCTTAATCAGTGTAAACCAAAGCAAACTAGACCAGCTGATGGATATTGTTGGTGAGATTGTAATTGCCGAATCCATGGTGTCAGGCAGTTCGGATTTAAAAGGTCTTCAGCTGGATGGATTTCATAAAGCAACCCGCCAACTGCGCAAACTTACCGACGAACTGCAGGACATTGTTATGTCTATCCGAATGGTTCCGCTCACCGGTGTATTTCAAAAAATGAACCGTATCGTACGCGATATGAGTAAAAAACTTAATAAATCGGTTGATTTGGTTACTTCAGGCGGTGAGACCGAGGTTGATAAAACAATTATTGATTCTATTACCGACCCGTTTATGCATATGATCCGTAATTCTATGGATCATGCTATCGAATCACCGGAAGAACGACAAGAACTGGGGAAATCTCCAACCGGTAAAGTGACAATGGCTGCTCAAAATGTCGGCGGTGAAATTGTAATAACCATAGCGGATGACGGAAGAGGCTTGGACAGAGATAAAATCGTGAAGAAAGCAAAAGAAAACGGTATTCTTACAAAACCGGAAAGCGAATACACTGAGAAAGAAATATTTTCTTTGATCATGGTTCCGGGCTTTTCGACAAACGAAGCTGTAACAGAATTTTCTGGCCGCGGCGTAGGAATGGACGTTGTACGCAAAAACATAGAAAAAGTAGGCGGTTCTATTTCGGTAGAAAGTAAAAAGAACGTAGGCACCACCTTTACTATCAAAATTCCCCTTACATTGGCTATTGTTGACGGTATGGAGATTTCTGTTGGCGAAACAGCATTTACACTGCCCATTATATCGATTAAACAATCATTTAAAATCTCTGAGGAAACAAAAATAATATACGGAACAGACGGCTGCGAAATCATTATGGTGCGTGGGCAGTGCTACCCTATCATTCGTCTGCACGAAATTTATGATATTCAAACCGATAAAACAGCGTTGACTGACGGTATTGCTATCCTTGTTGAAAATGAAAATAAGGTTGCCTGCCTGTTTGCGGATGAACTTGTTGGCGAACAACAAGTTGTTGTAAAACCCTTCCCTATTTTCTTCAATCATCACAACCTAAAGGCGAAAGGTATGGCGGGCTGTACCATTCTTGGGGACGGCGGTATCAGTCTGATTCTCGATGTCCACAATCTGCTCAAGCAGTACTAAGGAGGTTTTATCATGAATGAAAATATCAATGCATCTACAGCTCTTGACGACCTTATGGGGCGATTTCTCACCTTTTACATAGGCGATACCATTTATGGCGTTGAACTGCTGCATGTATTAGAAATCATCAGCATTCAAGCAATCACCAGTGTTCCGAAAGTTCCTAACTATATCAAAGGCATTATCAACCTCAGAGGTAAAATTGTACCTGTTGTAGATGTTCGTTTGAAACTGGGTAAAGAAGAAAGAGAGTACGATGAGCGTACTTGCATCATTGTTGTTAGCATTGACGAAATGTCGGTAGGATTAATTGTTGACCGCGTATCGGAAGTAGTGGATATTGATAATGTTGGGCTTTCTGCACCGCCGGAATTAAGCTCTTCTTCAACCAACCAGTATTTAAGTTCGATTGCTAAAATAGAAGATAAAGTGATTCTTAACATTGATTTGGAACGCTTTTTCTTTGAAGAAATCGGCGGAATACTCTAGCCGGTTTGCAAATAATATTAATATGGAAAGGAGCAACTGTATATGATCGCTATGACAGATAAAGAATTCGACACACTCACAAAATTCGTTAAACAAAATTACGGAATAGATCTTACTAAAAAACGTATTTTAATAGAAGGCCGCCTTTCCAACACGATTACAGCAAAAGGATTATCCTCTTTTGAGGAATATTTGAACCTGATTTTTAATGATAAATCGGGGCAGGAAATGAAAGTGCTGTTAAATAAGCTTACTACGAACCACACCTTTTTCTTAAGAGAATCGGATCATTTTCAATTTTTAAAGGAGTATGTGCTGCCGTATTTGGTAAAACACCGTAAAAACAAAGATTTGCGCATTTGGAGTGCCGGCTGCTCTGCCGGACAAGAACCTTATACAATGGCAATGGTGATTGCCGATTTTTTCGGCAATCAAAGCAGTTCTTGGGATACAACGATTTTAGCGACCGATTTGTCTACCCATGTTTTAGAACAGGCAAAAACGGGGATTTATTCTGCAGAAAGCATAAAGGATGTTCCCCCCGAATGGATGCAAAAGTATTTCATCGATAAAAAAGACGGTACTTTTGAGATTTGCGACCGTATTAAAAAAGAAGTGGTTTTTCGCCATGCCAATTTGATGGAGCCGTTTAATTACAAAAAACCTTTTGATATCATCTTCTGCAGAAATGTAATGATATACTACGATGCTCCCACTAAAATTACCTTGGTTAACAAATTTTACGATTGCACAGCAAATGGAGGTTTTCTTTTTATCGGCCATTCAGAAACCATAAATCGTGAAAACACAAAATACCGCTACATCAAACCCGCTGTCTACCAGAAGGGGGAGAATGCTAGATGAGACCAATGAAAAAAATCCGTGTACTTATTGTCGATGATTCTATCGTCTTCCGCGAAACACTCAGCCAAAAACTATCTGCCAACCCGCAGCTTGAAGTAGTTGGTTCTGCAGCAGATACTTTTGATGCTATGGAAAAAATCAAGCAGCTGCGGCCTGATGTGCTGACATTGGATGTTGAAATGCCCAAAATGAACGGCATAGATTTTTTAAAAAAGTTGATGCCAACTGACCCGCTGCCTGTTGTTGTTGTAAGTTCTTTGCCCATAAACGCTTTTGAAGCTTTGGACGCCGGTGCAGTTGATTTTGTAAGAAAGCCGTCAGCAAAATCATCATCGGATATAACTGATTTTATCAACGAGTTAATTGTAAAAATTAAAATTGCCTCAACAGCTCATGTAGGCAAAAAATTATCTGCTATTCCACAGCCGGCAACTCAGTTTACCGCGGATATAGATAATATGGTGATAGCCATAGGAGCATCCACAGGTGGAACGGAGGCGATTCTTTCTGTTATTAAAGATTTGCCTGTTACTACCCCTGGTATTGTAATAGTACAACACATGCCGCCTGTATTTACAAAAATGTATGCTCAGCGCCTTGATAAAAATTGCATTATGAGTGTAAAAGAAGCAGAAAACTTGGATCGTGTAGAAAAAGGCAAAGTGATAATTGCGGCAGGCGAAAATCATTTGACTCTCGCACGTGATGCAAGAGGATTTTACGTAAAAAGCCGCCCCGGCCAAAAAGTTAGCGGTCATTGCCCGTCAGTAGATGTTTTATTTGACTCTGTGGCAAGCATTGCAGGCTCTAACGCGATTGGTATTTTGCTTACAGGCATGGGAGCAGATGGCGCCAAAGGGCTGTTAAATATGCGCAAGAACGGCGCATACACAATCGGCCAAAATAAAGAGAGTTGTGTTGTTTACGGTATGCCGATGGTTGCGTATAATATAGGTGCAGTAACAAAGCAACTCCCCCTACTGGATATAACAGGGGATATTATTGGTTATATGAACAAAATAGGAAATACTAAGAAATAATGTAACCGTTTATAGTACAAAACGCAAACAGAAATTCTGTTTGCGTTTTTTTATGATAAATTATATTAATATTGTAACCGTCAAATAACCACACAGACAAAGCCTTACTGAAGCTTTAAAACTTGGGTGGATTTAAAATATTGTGATTAATTCAGCTTGCAGCTTTACTGATTTCAGGGCAGACTATTATCCAATTGGATAATAAAAGGTGCAGCACTTTTCGAGCCTCTTGTAGATAATATGAAAGAAGAAATGCTAGTCAAATTGTACCAATTAAAACAACTCCTTTACTTTAAGGGTATACCCCATAAAGCAAAGGAGTTTATTGCACTATAATTAATAATTTATTTTGGCTAATAACTTGTGTATAGAAAAATAAACCAATCATGCATAATATTTATTTGCTTGAAAACTTTGTAATAAAATATTAAAAAACCGCTTAGGTAAGCCATCATTTAACCGCTTCTGCCTCGGTACGCATCCCTTTTAAGCGAAGGGTAAGCTTGTCAGAGATGAGGGCAATAAATTCGCTGTTAGTCGGTTTACCGCGCGAATTATGAATGGTATATCCAAAGTAACTGTTGAGAATATCCACGTCGCCTCTGTCCCAGGCAACTTCAATTGCATGACGGATTGCACGCTCTACCCTGGAGGAAGTGGTATTGTAGCGTTTTGCAACTGTGGGATAAAGCTGTTTTGTAACCGAATTGATAATGTCGTGATCTTCAATGCAAAGCATAATCGATTCGCGCAAATAATGGTATCCCTTAATATGAGCAGGAACACCGATTTGATGAATAATTTCTGTTACCATCATTTCTATATCGGGTTCTGATTTGACAAAAGGCAACACTTGTGCATTTGAAATATTCGTCATTTTACGAATTCCGGTCAGTTGAACAATTCTTTCAACCAAAACTTCAACATCAAACGGCTTTAAGAAAAAATAAGATGCTCCGGTATCCATTACTTCTTTTTGCAAAGTTGGATTGTCGAAAGTAGACATAACCATAAACAGAGGTTTTGCTGTGCCGGCATTTTTTACTTGCTTCATAACAGAAATCGCATCGAAATACGGCATAAAAATGTCACACAGCACAACATCCGGCTTTTGCTCTGATATTTTTTCAAGCAAAATCGCACCGTCCTTTTCAAGAATTGTGGTGTCAAAGCCGTAGGTTTTCAAGAGATTGGAACAGGGAACTGAAAAATCTTTATTATCGTCCGCAATAATAATTTTTAGCCTGTTTTCCATGATAATTCCTCCAAGTTGTCTGTAATATTTCCGTCTTCTATATATTACCATATATTTCCAAAATTGGCAATACTTTTTTCGTCTTTTTATCACAATATTATTTATAACATTTACGTAAATTTTTGTCAATTATTACGAAGCCATTCGCATTGCATTTTCTACATTGTCGATGGAATAATACATATTCTCAGCGAATATGCCGAAACCACGTGTCGGATCATTAACAAATACATGTGTAACGGCACCAATTAACTTACCATCTTGCAAAATGGGGCTGCCGCTCATTCCTTGTACTATACCCCCGGTTTTTGCAAGAAGTTTGGGGTCGGTGATGCGAATTACCATGTTTTTGGTAGGATTGGTGTCACCAAAATTAACCTTTTCTATCATTATGTCGTATTCTTGAGGTGTGCTGCCATTAAGTGTAGTTAAAATAGTTGCTGAGCTTGCTTTAACCTCTTGACGAAATGCAATGGGAATAAGCACAGGAGGAGTAATTTTTGAATTGAGCGTACCATAAATGCCTGTCTCATTATTTAAATACAGATTACCAAGCTTACCATTTTCGTAAAAATTGCCTTGTAATTCTCCCGGTACGCCGCTTTCGCCTTTTACGCAGCCTGTAATATCTACTTGAACCGCCTCGCCTTTCATCAGCGGCAAAATTTCACCGGTATCAACATCGCATACAGCATGCCCCAAGCCACCAAAAACGCCCGATATAGGGTCGTAAAAAGTCATTGTACCAATTCCTGCAGAAGAGTCTCTCACCCACATACCTGCTTTAAATTCATCACTTACACCGCTTCTGCGCGGAACAAGTGTAACCGTCATAGGAGTATTTTTTCGTTTTAAGTTAACTTTAAGCGGTTTACCTCCGCTTTTTTCAAGAATATCTCCTACTTGCTCATTTGAATAAACTTCTTTCCCGTTGATGCGCATAACAACATCGCCAATTCGTATTCCGGCTTCTTTCGCGGGATTTATTGGACCTGCTTCGGTATCAAGGTCACTTAAGCCAACTACCATTACACCTTCAGTGAACATCTTAATGCCAAAAGGTGAACCGCACGCTGCTACCATTTGTTTATCCACTACCTGTACTGTGACCTGTTTAAGCGGTATAGAACCAAATAGTTTTAACTGTGCTTGATAGGTATTGCCTGATTGTGTCAACACCTGCCGTAAACTATTTTTATTTTCAACACTTGCAGTTACATTTAATTGAGAGCGGATAGAAAATTCTTCTCCTTCTGCAATCATATAGCGATCGGGTAGTAAATTACTGATATAAAATAGAAAACACAGCAGTGCCGCAATACAAATTGCAAAGGCACTCACTGTCGCTTTTAAAAAATTTTTCATAATTCATCCTCACATCTTTTAAAATAATAATCATCGACATCAATTATTTTGGACGGACGGATGATTTTTATGAAAGGCAAAATGTTATTAAATTGGTTATCAATTTTGTTATGTGCAAATCTTCCTTTGACAGTTATGATTTTCCGATGATAAAATTAATTTCCTGATTTAAAACCAATGAAAATTAAGCGGCTGAATCGGCTGATAATATAGCTTCATGTAAATTTAAAATTTTTTCGACCTTCCTATTTTGCCCCAAATTCCTAAAATTACCGCAAAATTTGGCTTAAAAAAGAAATTAAATTAGATAGCAATTATAATTGCCTTGAGATAAGATATAGTGTGATGAAGTTTTTATCTGATGCATAAAATAATATTCCTATCGATATAGTAGACAATAGTTTTACCTTAAAATTGTACAAAATTATGAAACATGTCATAATAATTTACCAAAAAAACAATAATTTTATTAGAACCGCATCTGCCCCTATGATAAACTATAGAAAAGGATGGTGTACAAATGCC from the Hydrogenoanaerobacterium saccharovorans genome contains:
- a CDS encoding protein-glutamate methylesterase/protein-glutamine glutaminase, encoding MRPMKKIRVLIVDDSIVFRETLSQKLSANPQLEVVGSAADTFDAMEKIKQLRPDVLTLDVEMPKMNGIDFLKKLMPTDPLPVVVVSSLPINAFEALDAGAVDFVRKPSAKSSSDITDFINELIVKIKIASTAHVGKKLSAIPQPATQFTADIDNMVIAIGASTGGTEAILSVIKDLPVTTPGIVIVQHMPPVFTKMYAQRLDKNCIMSVKEAENLDRVEKGKVIIAAGENHLTLARDARGFYVKSRPGQKVSGHCPSVDVLFDSVASIAGSNAIGILLTGMGADGAKGLLNMRKNGAYTIGQNKESCVVYGMPMVAYNIGAVTKQLPLLDITGDIIGYMNKIGNTKK
- a CDS encoding CheR family methyltransferase → MIAMTDKEFDTLTKFVKQNYGIDLTKKRILIEGRLSNTITAKGLSSFEEYLNLIFNDKSGQEMKVLLNKLTTNHTFFLRESDHFQFLKEYVLPYLVKHRKNKDLRIWSAGCSAGQEPYTMAMVIADFFGNQSSSWDTTILATDLSTHVLEQAKTGIYSAESIKDVPPEWMQKYFIDKKDGTFEICDRIKKEVVFRHANLMEPFNYKKPFDIIFCRNVMIYYDAPTKITLVNKFYDCTANGGFLFIGHSETINRENTKYRYIKPAVYQKGENAR
- a CDS encoding chemotaxis protein CheW is translated as MNENINASTALDDLMGRFLTFYIGDTIYGVELLHVLEIISIQAITSVPKVPNYIKGIINLRGKIVPVVDVRLKLGKEEREYDERTCIIVVSIDEMSVGLIVDRVSEVVDIDNVGLSAPPELSSSSTNQYLSSIAKIEDKVILNIDLERFFFEEIGGIL
- a CDS encoding antitoxin, giving the protein MADILKITAPLINKNAIQPNKQSTDPTVPFNLQDITKVIKSNPQSELLGQNNKLLQKDEGASILMNLLKDPAVTVQFLKNIFMLQEIISLLPVNNSTVTQEIQQLFNALLINPDQIVEEMLRQEYASTVFKGDLFDFLRKLISEKPQLKSSEELTNLLKSINGILAKQDVLDSVANSLQFLSESLAPSKSLAESLQQLSLKFRQEDAIGQFSTLKQETLELLKEVENSILFSPKLAKIVPIVIYNLSRFQDNPDFLGESLADIMMFINGAEQKMQFRQLVADYIATFGENHKNADHSHIMNTIADIIGRQNEDVSSIMLGGEKIEKIIHSLLSSPCNFTPLLHFVIPVEYMNIKSFAEFWIDPNDTYSAQQGTETDQNIHMLIVFDISGIGEFEAELWAQGEKIQFSLFCPVQYLSEFSALSSKLSQITQNSSYKFERITIDKLERQRSLMDVFKTLPYKRTGVDVKI
- a CDS encoding EscU/YscU/HrcU family type III secretion system export apparatus switch protein yields the protein MSKSRKNKAVALKYNAEEDVAPVVIASGYGTIAEKIIDIAEQKGIPVFKDDSAASLMCMLEVGSNIPVELYEVVAAIYRQLLEISADIKNKHKPIETKTGRISNKLNLVSQRNHPDMIEEEVPEDEQQVGSFVEG
- a CDS encoding chemotaxis protein CheA → MSGIDVSMEPMLEMFIYETSTLLEQLDEILLESEKEDSLSSENIDEIFRIMHTIKGSSAMMGLEGISTLSHRIEDLFFLIRENPDEIKGHEEIFDIVFQASDYLKAEVELIQNDDYTETDFSDLLDRLKKLVSLIKKEEDSEAQQPTQVSASAQPALSADKTSEEEQQIRVFFEDGCQMENIRAFMLVSQISELCNSISTVPPHPEKDSNLSAEIIKNGFLIRFVPAAPLDEIYSVLENSINIKSYENIDAEQKKTAKTGKKGTGTASSSGSSQENSSSNSQSSKAGKQSLISVNQSKLDQLMDIVGEIVIAESMVSGSSDLKGLQLDGFHKATRQLRKLTDELQDIVMSIRMVPLTGVFQKMNRIVRDMSKKLNKSVDLVTSGGETEVDKTIIDSITDPFMHMIRNSMDHAIESPEERQELGKSPTGKVTMAAQNVGGEIVITIADDGRGLDRDKIVKKAKENGILTKPESEYTEKEIFSLIMVPGFSTNEAVTEFSGRGVGMDVVRKNIEKVGGSISVESKKNVGTTFTIKIPLTLAIVDGMEISVGETAFTLPIISIKQSFKISEETKIIYGTDGCEIIMVRGQCYPIIRLHEIYDIQTDKTALTDGIAILVENENKVACLFADELVGEQQVVVKPFPIFFNHHNLKAKGMAGCTILGDGGISLILDVHNLLKQY
- a CDS encoding chemotaxis protein CheW, with amino-acid sequence MQDNYEAISFAAGQEESESLDGKFLTFWTDNQLFGIPIADVVQIVGIQEITPVPEYPVYAKGIINLRGNIIPIIDVRLRLHRAEIEYNERTCIIVANLKETYIGFIVDAVDEVTDIDEKDICPPPRILGDNKNAFIAGVGKLAAKVVLLLDTEKILNQDEVEQLLCTEQ
- the spo0A gene encoding sporulation transcription factor Spo0A; its protein translation is MENRLKIIIADDNKDFSVPCSNLLKTYGFDTTILEKDGAILLEKISEQKPDVVLCDIFMPYFDAISVMKQVKNAGTAKPLFMVMSTFDNPTLQKEVMDTGASYFFLKPFDVEVLVERIVQLTGIRKMTNISNAQVLPFVKSEPDIEMMVTEIIHQIGVPAHIKGYHYLRESIMLCIEDHDIINSVTKQLYPTVAKRYNTTSSRVERAIRHAIEVAWDRGDVDILNSYFGYTIHNSRGKPTNSEFIALISDKLTLRLKGMRTEAEAVK
- the spoIVB gene encoding SpoIVB peptidase; translated protein: MKNFLKATVSAFAICIAALLCFLFYISNLLPDRYMIAEGEEFSIRSQLNVTASVENKNSLRQVLTQSGNTYQAQLKLFGSIPLKQVTVQVVDKQMVAACGSPFGIKMFTEGVMVVGLSDLDTEAGPINPAKEAGIRIGDVVMRINGKEVYSNEQVGDILEKSGGKPLKVNLKRKNTPMTVTLVPRRSGVSDEFKAGMWVRDSSAGIGTMTFYDPISGVFGGLGHAVCDVDTGEILPLMKGEAVQVDITGCVKGESGVPGELQGNFYENGKLGNLYLNNETGIYGTLNSKITPPVLIPIAFRQEVKASSATILTTLNGSTPQEYDIMIEKVNFGDTNPTKNMVIRITDPKLLAKTGGIVQGMSGSPILQDGKLIGAVTHVFVNDPTRGFGIFAENMYYSIDNVENAMRMAS